From Bacteroidales bacterium, one genomic window encodes:
- the cas1 gene encoding type V CRISPR-associated endonuclease Cas1, with protein sequence MISQKSVDVRTIFVLNCIEHRTLRVSNGELFLEKDDVVSGKSVTLTKMPFQKILALFVVGDISITTPLIDNCRKFNIALVVMKANLRPVFFWYLSSEANYMLRKRQYAFSVDNISIAQLIVKNKIANQIKLLLKTRMLDDLTVQSVLLCKKLQKALPNAGNYKDVLGIEGSAAKAFFTAYYHKFSWSSREPRKRLDFINATLDIGYTILFNYMETFARMFGFDLYIGVYHRPWYKRKSLVCDLMEPFRCIIDAQVRKSINYGQCKESDFLVVNNEFRLKYEKNKDYHKFFFDALISYKSDFYKFILEYYRCFLNDKPISQYPVFNI encoded by the coding sequence ATGATTTCTCAGAAAAGTGTTGATGTCAGGACAATTTTTGTCTTGAATTGCATTGAACACAGAACATTGAGAGTTAGTAATGGCGAGCTTTTTTTGGAAAAAGATGATGTGGTCTCTGGCAAGTCTGTCACTCTTACAAAAATGCCATTCCAAAAAATCTTGGCTCTATTCGTTGTTGGAGATATTTCTATAACTACGCCATTGATAGATAATTGCAGAAAGTTTAACATTGCCTTAGTTGTCATGAAGGCAAATCTAAGGCCTGTATTCTTTTGGTATCTGTCTTCTGAAGCTAATTATATGTTGAGAAAAAGGCAGTATGCTTTTTCTGTTGATAATATTTCAATAGCTCAGTTGATAGTAAAAAACAAGATTGCAAATCAAATTAAATTATTATTGAAAACTAGGATGCTTGATGACTTGACTGTGCAGTCTGTCCTGCTTTGTAAAAAATTACAAAAGGCATTACCAAATGCAGGTAATTATAAGGACGTACTTGGGATAGAAGGCTCAGCGGCAAAGGCTTTTTTTACAGCTTATTATCACAAGTTTAGTTGGTCATCAAGGGAACCGCGCAAAAGATTGGATTTTATCAATGCCACTTTGGATATAGGGTACACAATCCTTTTTAACTATATGGAAACATTTGCTAGAATGTTTGGTTTTGATTTATACATTGGCGTTTATCACAGACCGTGGTATAAGAGAAAGTCTTTGGTTTGTGATTTGATGGAGCCATTTAGGTGTATTATAGACGCTCAGGTTCGCAAGTCAATTAATTACGGACAATGTAAGGAATCAGATTTTCTGGTAGTCAATAATGAATTCAGGTTGAAGTATGAAAAAAACAAAGATTATCACAAATTCTTTTTCGATGCACTAATTTCATATAAATCTGATTTTTATAAATTTATTCTGGAGTACTATAGATGTTTTTTAAATGATAAACCTATATCACAATATCCTGTTTTTAATATTTAA
- the cas2 gene encoding CRISPR-associated endonuclease Cas2 has product MLVISYDISNDKVRNKFSKLLTKNGAIRLQYSVYEVNNTFVVRENIKGVIAAFSTGNFDKGDSVMIFDIKDNNTIKYGNSIYRDKDIVYI; this is encoded by the coding sequence ATGCTAGTTATAAGTTATGATATCAGTAATGATAAGGTTAGAAATAAATTTTCTAAACTTTTAACTAAAAACGGTGCAATCAGACTACAATACTCTGTTTATGAGGTGAATAATACTTTTGTGGTTAGGGAAAACATTAAAGGTGTTATTGCAGCTTTTTCTACTGGGAATTTTGATAAAGGGGATAGTGTTATGATTTTTGATATAAAAGATAATAACACAATAAAGTACGGGAATTCCATCTATCGTGATAAGGATATAGTTTATATCTAG
- a CDS encoding DEAD/DEAH box helicase: MGNTDDKDIIVDGVRLDPDNAEFFNAARIITDTDKQVVFLTGKAGTGKTTFLKYIRQIFNGNAVVLTPTGVAAVNAGGQTIFSFFKLDYNTPFLPEDKRLKSPEIFNYLKYNERKLEIIRNLSLLIIDEVSMVRCDRLDAINLILKAYRSRHDLPFGGVKVLLIGDVFQLPPIVNKTGIIKGFDDEISEFDFLKEFYDTQYFFSSRVYKECNPIHIELVKPYRQSESAFISLLDKIRVKDVSIKDLEILNERVIKNSREELQIEKKEHPIMLAPLNSLVNKYNEEQFEKLDSETCTFVGKVTDDFPKKMMVAELEICLRPGAQVMILKNSYNPVLGEFEYYNGTIGIVKRIDKKSKTVTVSLSKESHLPNNEVSIKPAVWENIEFIWDKEEQSIRTVVKGTFSQIPLKLAWSISIHKSQGLTFDSVIADLPDCFDFGHVYVALSRCRTLNGLHLRYPINENCIKVDSHVVNFAKQKTPNTLITREIDFTKADELYKKSIACFEENLAEDMLSNIDKAVAIRDDRKKPAFTKFIATKLHLFHRYKGFYKSLYIKLLSVQNQKNEVEEKLNDTNIELKNHRASIISMRTRYYSLLKNLQDSEENVNQLSAQVNSKEEEIVRLKKLLSLRELEIRENKKEIYRLNSLTWWQKLFGE, encoded by the coding sequence ATGGGAAATACGGATGATAAAGATATTATTGTAGATGGTGTTAGACTAGATCCTGATAATGCTGAATTTTTTAACGCTGCTAGAATTATTACTGACACTGATAAACAAGTTGTTTTTCTTACAGGAAAAGCTGGGACTGGGAAGACAACTTTTTTAAAGTATATAAGACAAATTTTTAATGGGAATGCTGTTGTGCTAACGCCTACTGGAGTTGCTGCGGTGAATGCTGGAGGCCAGACAATTTTTTCTTTTTTTAAACTAGATTACAATACACCTTTTTTACCAGAGGACAAGCGTCTAAAGTCTCCTGAAATATTTAATTATTTAAAATATAATGAGAGAAAACTCGAAATCATTAGGAACTTATCACTTCTTATTATTGATGAAGTTTCAATGGTCAGGTGCGATAGGTTAGATGCAATAAATTTGATTCTTAAAGCATATAGAAGCAGACATGATTTACCATTTGGCGGTGTTAAGGTACTATTAATCGGGGATGTTTTTCAACTCCCGCCGATTGTGAATAAGACAGGCATAATCAAAGGGTTTGATGATGAAATTTCTGAGTTTGATTTTTTAAAAGAGTTTTATGATACTCAATATTTTTTCAGTTCAAGAGTTTATAAAGAATGCAATCCTATTCATATTGAACTTGTGAAACCGTATAGACAGAGTGAATCTGCTTTTATTTCTCTTCTTGATAAAATACGCGTTAAGGATGTTTCTATTAAGGATTTAGAAATACTCAATGAAAGGGTGATTAAAAATTCAAGGGAGGAATTGCAAATAGAGAAGAAGGAACATCCCATTATGCTTGCCCCTCTTAACTCTTTGGTTAATAAATATAATGAGGAACAATTTGAAAAACTTGATTCAGAGACGTGCACTTTTGTAGGTAAAGTTACAGATGATTTCCCCAAAAAAATGATGGTTGCGGAATTGGAGATTTGTTTAAGACCTGGGGCGCAGGTTATGATTTTGAAAAACAGCTATAATCCGGTGCTGGGAGAATTTGAATATTATAATGGAACTATAGGTATTGTTAAAAGAATTGATAAAAAATCAAAAACAGTAACCGTTTCCTTATCCAAAGAATCTCATTTGCCAAATAATGAGGTAAGTATTAAGCCAGCTGTATGGGAGAATATTGAATTTATTTGGGATAAAGAAGAGCAAAGTATCCGGACCGTTGTTAAGGGAACTTTTTCTCAAATTCCATTAAAGTTAGCATGGTCAATATCAATTCATAAGAGCCAGGGATTAACTTTTGATAGTGTTATTGCTGACTTGCCAGATTGTTTTGATTTTGGCCATGTATATGTCGCATTAAGCAGGTGTCGAACACTTAATGGATTACATTTGCGCTATCCTATAAATGAGAATTGTATAAAAGTTGATAGTCACGTGGTCAATTTTGCTAAGCAGAAAACACCGAATACTCTCATTACAAGGGAAATAGATTTTACAAAAGCAGATGAATTATATAAAAAAAGTATTGCTTGTTTTGAGGAAAATTTAGCTGAAGATATGTTGTCTAATATTGATAAGGCTGTCGCGATTAGAGATGATAGGAAAAAACCTGCCTTTACGAAATTTATTGCGACTAAATTACATTTATTCCATAGATATAAGGGCTTTTATAAAAGCTTATATATAAAACTTTTATCAGTGCAAAACCAAAAAAACGAAGTTGAAGAAAAGTTGAATGATACCAATATTGAACTAAAAAATCATAGGGCGTCTATTATATCTATGCGTACTAGATATTATTCTCTTCTTAAAAATTTACAAGATTCTGAAGAGAATGTGAATCAACTATCCGCTCAGGTAAACTCTAAAGAGGAAGAAATTGTAAGGCTTAAAAAATTATTGTCACTAAGAGAATTAGAAATTCGAGAAAATAAAAAGGAGATATACAGGCTCAATTCTTTGACATGGTGGCAAAAGCTTTTTGGGGAATAA
- a CDS encoding DEAD/DEAH box helicase — protein sequence MEISRQQAESTLLKIFGIEHFYDEQWKAINAILQGKRILMIARTGFGKSLCYQYPAVLFDGVTVVFSPLIALMRDQVKSLSTLHISARCINCEESLDDNKKSIEDAIDGKVKILYIAPERQENDIWQEAVRHIKLSMVVVDEDLIRYHSGDMILDQHSGELKTLLEIIFLPICQSLLLRQLLQKGYRRILRNS from the coding sequence ATGGAAATTTCTCGCCAGCAAGCTGAATCCACTCTTTTAAAGATATTTGGAATAGAGCATTTTTATGATGAGCAATGGAAAGCAATAAATGCAATTCTTCAAGGTAAGAGAATTCTAATGATTGCAAGGACCGGATTTGGCAAGTCCTTGTGTTATCAGTATCCTGCAGTTTTATTTGATGGTGTTACTGTTGTCTTCTCCCCTTTGATCGCCTTAATGAGAGACCAGGTAAAATCGCTCTCAACCTTGCATATAAGCGCTAGGTGTATAAATTGTGAGGAATCTTTGGATGATAATAAAAAGTCAATAGAAGATGCAATAGATGGAAAGGTGAAAATTCTATATATTGCACCAGAGCGTCAGGAAAATGATATTTGGCAAGAAGCAGTAAGACATATTAAACTATCGATGGTTGTTGTTGATGAGGACCTCATACGATATCACAGTGGGGACATGATTTTAGACCAGCATTCAGGAGAATTAAAAACCTTGTTAGAAATTATCTTCCTGCCGATATGCCAGTCCTTGCTACTACGGCAACTGCTACAGAAAGGGTACAGAAGGATATTGAGGAACAGTTAG